One Malassezia restricta chromosome III, complete sequence DNA segment encodes these proteins:
- a CDS encoding nucleoporin NUP159: MNIHREEAGEESAPYLCLRQLSKDVNIRLSEPLTGDGSSSASVPTNMFCVASSQRLAAASTRNGINIYDLHVLRNTFTQAERNASPSPPVLCTLPLQPGTGDVLFVMFGNSDSLLLAATSHGLILIWETMSLRSSPPAPRTVAPPRHDASRVHMIAPNPGDKSSLCAVVYGMDLLSHENGSAHMLDLLKGEWVNILPAHNVTSVSWSARGKQLVLGVKTGEIIQFTPEGDVKAVLPPPESDRPLYVEDVQWLENHVFLVTYNTCSSTPEPEPIHENEVYVLYRDAKSNSLTFAAFPYDVSPPFGDRTRWGYRYTCMLRDWSPMKHFVFMTCSASTDVGVLGFKDGWKALVLEETSRPVLPFLSGDDFCDSSPMALALDLTAEDPVPDPNAAEKGEDPSATLPATPILYIYTNDGVLLGYHVIYTETDKPYPGMITGQGAISHSPNASTNVSASIPPAFAESVHGSTTPNRTPTFGSTSAFGAVSQPAFGSTSAFGQQSSFGSAFSNGSPFSKFSASGATAFGGGNALGQKQMPASGQSTQPPSGPAPGQSSEPAFGSTSAFGQLQKPTFGAASTFARAQKPITGSNSAFGQFSQQGTASGLGPTAFSALSNKQNAFGSVSSQGSVFGSGGSFDTGKPAFASVTPAPKALPKSEEPVDEDAPKDSTFSFGGLSDMLSKSNTPMSSQPSANLNLSHQAKFPSEISQNSEPSKATPSVLSESSSKASQNDSDNLEKAESQNFENLESAIVDAKQDEAHEGNFASLHDTPTVQKSEQADKVTFDLFKGKQENQTSSFNESGEGIKETEISPIKAAGNNLDASLSTLAKPSEEKPKEPAFSIAKPSDEKPKESTSFFAQPTEKPKESAFSFSKPFEEKPKESAFSFAKPTAEKPKESAFTFNKPSEEKAKQTAFSFNKPFEEKPKESAFSFNKPSEEKPKVPAFSFAKPPEEKPKESAFSFAKLSEEKAKEPAFSFAKPTAENLKESAFSFAKPVEEKPKESAFFFNKPSDEKPKEPAFSFNKPSEEKPKVPAFSFNKPFEEKPKEAAFSFNKPSEEKPKESAFSFNKPSEEKPKESAFSFTKPSDEKPKEPAFSFAKPVEEKPKESAFSFNKPSDEKPKEPAFSFAKPVEEKPKESAFSFAKPPEEKLEKNKTTGSDTEVFSHKASPERLIESQKLSKGSEFGTNHAAEPSSNALVDNELPAIGVSLAESVPQIDLTQVADPNVPKEDDELKQEFVKIYAILEEELRTLRRQTKQSTDFFTRLRIPSTSPKSVADLSNADAWVFGDVQSLSSLTSEFLQAVIESEDQVAETRKHIASIESVQLKSEVKREEIARFLRARQDPDFAKMVRVRHLGPEQLENQTRLRRSSHLVRERLSELGEYFNGLQKSTLNAKQGQTTLRAPTLDTIYRSADNIGRLVSARIRELDKMGQDVDAAVPRSTVRARTPHSPARPLDNMADLDTALPEVSEITGINQAGMMHDICDAIWESKKTPVVTRASQTKFISSVPYQMSPIVLHCSQAPTCQKVPVQESDKGKQSETLVMTEPSTKNFLATATPNGIHAHSPMQPRQKVTSAFQRLSTLPTLTSHSNPTSSAQYTTFEGLVGPQPTASSETRDLTLEEFIAQDEEDNGDYTEEESYEDFDDDLEDEEEEEEANESDAS; this comes from the coding sequence ATGAACATACACCGCGAAGAGGCTGGCGAAGAGTCTGCGCCGTATTTATGCCTTCGCCAGCTTTCAAAGGACGTCAATATACGCCTCTCTGAGCCTTTGACCGGTGATGGTAGTAGCTCAGCATCCGTGCCTACCAACATGTTTTGTGTTGCTTCTTCTCAGCGTCTTGCAGCCGCTTCTACTCGCAATGGTATCAACATATACGATTTACATGTTTTGCGAAATACATTTACTCAAGCAGAGCGCAATGCGTCCCCATCTCCGCCTGTCCTTTGCACACTCCCTCTACAGCCTGGCACGGGCGACGTGCTCTTTGTTATGTTTGGTAATTCCGACTCTTTGCTCCTTGCCGCTACGAGTCATGGCCTTATTTTGATTTGGGAAACCATGTCTTTACGATCATCTCCGCCAGCTCCACGGACCGTTGCACCGCCTCGTCATGATGCTTCTCGTGTTCATATGATAGCCCCCAACCCCGGTGATAAGAGCAGTTTGTGTGCCGTTGTCTACGGTATGGACCTTTTGTCGCATGAAAATGGGAGTGCACATATGCTCGACTTGTTAAAAGGTGAATGGGTGAATATATTGCCGGCACATAATGTGACGTCGGTGAGCTGGTCTGCTCGAGGCAAGCAGCTTGTGCTTGGAGTTAAAACAGGTGAGATAATTCAATTTACGCCAGAGGGCGATGTCAAGGCTGTGTTACCGCCACCAGAGAGCGATCGACCTCTGTACGTCGAAGACGTCCAATGGCTTGAGAACCATGTCTTCTTGGTCACTTACAATACCTGTTCATCCACACCCGAGCCGGAACCCATCCATGAGAACGAAGTTTATGTGCTATATCGGGATGCCAAATCCAATTCACTCACGTTTGCAGCATTTCCTTACGACGTGTCCCCGCCTTTCGGCGATAGGACTCGATGGGGATATCGCTACACTTGCATGCTTCGCGACTGGTCACCTATGAAACATTTCGTATTCATGACATGCTCAGCGAGTACGGATGTGGGCGTTTTAGGTTTTAAAGATGGATGGAAAGCACTGGTTCTTGAAGAAACGTCGCGCCCTGTATTGCCTTTCTTATCTGGAGATGACTTTTGTGATTCGTCGCCCATGGCGCTCGCCCTTGATTTAACGGCTGAGGACCCAGTCCCAGATCCGAATGCGGCTGAAAAGGGTGAAGATCCCTCGGCAACATTACCAGCGACTCCGATTTTATATATTTATACTAACGATGGCGTCCTTCTTGGATACCATGTGATCTACACAGAAACCGACAAACCTTATCCCGGTATGATCACTGGACAAGGCGCTATTTCTCATTCCCCCAATGCTTCGACAAATGTATCTGCATCCATACCGCCAGCTTTTGCTGAGTCTGTTCATGGCAGTACAACCCCGAACAGAACGCCAACTTTCGGATCAACGTCAGCTTTCGGTGCTGTGTCACAACCCGCCTTTGGCTCAACATCAGCATTTGGGCAACAAAGCTCATTTGGTTCAGCTTTTTCTAATGGCAGTCCGTTTAGCAAGTTTAGCGCAAGCGGCGCTACTGCATTTGGTGGCGGAAATGCTCTCGGGCAAAAGCAAATGCCTGCATCCGGTCAGTCAACACAGCCTCCATCTGGGCCGGCACCAGGTCAATCCTCAGAACCTGCATTCGGATCCACTTCTGCATTCGGACAGTTACAGAAACCGACATTTGGAGCGGCTTCGACATTTGCTCGCGCACAGAAGCCAATAACTGGTTCGAATTCGGCGTTTGGGCAGTTTAGCCAGCAGGGTACAGCCTCAGGACTTGGCCCAACGGCATTCAGTGCACTATCAAATAAGCAAAATGCATTTGGATCTGTCTCCTCACAAGGTTCTGTATTTGGTTCAGGTGGAAGTTTCGACACTGGCAAGCCTGCCTTTGCATCTGTCACACCAGCGCCAAAAGCTCTGCCCAAGAGTGAGGAGCCTGTCGATGAGGACGCACCAAAGGACTCGACATTCTCGTTTGGTGGTTTGAGCGACATGCTGTCCAAATCGAACACGCCAATGAGCTCCCAACCGTCGGCGAATCTAAACCTCTCTCACCAAGCGAAATTTCCGTCTGAAATAAGCCAAAACTCTGAACCTTCAAAAGCTACACCAAGTGTCTTATCAGAGTCCTCAAGCAAAGCGTCGCAGAATGATTCAGACAATCTTGAAAAAGCTGAAAGTCAGAATTTTGAAAACTTGGAGTCTGCCATTGTTGACGCGAAGCAAGATGAAGCTCATGAAGGAAATTTTGCCTCTCTTCACGATACCCCTACCGTACAAAAGTCTGAGCAAGCAGACAAAGTCACCTTCGATCTATTTAAAGGCAAGCAAGAAAATCAAACATCTTCGTTCAATGAATCAGGCGAAGGAATCAAAGAAACAGAAATCTCGCCCATTAAGGCGGCAGGTAATAACCTCGACGCAAGTCTGTCCACTCTTGCAAAGCCATCTGAAGAGAAACCTAAAGAACCAGCTTTCTCTATCGCGAAACCATCTGACGAGAAGCCAAAGGAGTCGACTTCCTTTTTTGCACAACCAACAGAAAAGCCTAAAGAGTCAGCGTTCTCTTTCAGTAAACCATTTGAAGAGAAGCCAAAGGAGTCGGCGTTCTCTTTCGCAAAGCCGACAGCAGAGAAGCCGAAAGAGTCAGCTTTCACTTTCAATAAACCATCTGAAGAGAAGGCTAAACAGACAGCTTTCTCTTTCAATAAGCCATTTGAAGAGAAGCCAAAGGAGTCGGCGTTCTCTTTCAATAAACCTTCTGAAGAGAAGCCAAAAGTGCCAGCTTTCTCTTTTGCAAAACCACCTGAAGAGAAGCCAAAAGAGTCAGCTTTCTCTTTTGCAAAATTATCTGAAGAGAAAGCGAAGGAACCGGCGTTTTCCTTCGCAAAGCCGACAGCGGAGAATCTAAAGGAGTCGGCTTTCTCTTTCGCAAAGCCAGTTGAAGAGAAACCAAAAGAGTCGGCGTTCTTTTTCAATAAGCCATCTGACGAGAAGCCAAAGGAACCGGCTTTCTCTTTCAATAAGCCGTCTGAGGAGAAGCCAAAAGTGCCGGCGTTCTCTTTCAATAAGCCATTTGAAGAGAAGCCAAAGGAGGCGGCGTTTTCTTTCAATAAGCCGTCTGAGGAGAAGCCTAAAGAGTCAGCTTTCTCTTTCAATAAGCCGTCTGAGGAGAAGCCTAAAGAGTCAGCTTTCTCTTTTACAAAACCGTCTGACGAGAAACCAAAGGAACCGGCCTTCTCTTTCGCAAAGCCAGTTGAAGAGAAGCCGAAAGAGTCGGCTTTCTCTTTCAATAAGCCGTCTGACGAGAAACCAAAAGAACCGGCCTTCTCTTTCGCAAAGCCAGTTGAAGAGAAACCAAAAGAGTCGGCTTTCTCTTTCGCAAAGCCACCTGAAGAGAAGCTAGAAAAGAATAAAACCACGGGGAGTGATACCGAAGTTTTCTCTCACAAAGCATCACCTGAAAGACTAATTGAATCGCAAAAGCTGTCCAAGGGCAGTGAATTCGGCACTAAccatgctgctgagccGTCATCCAATGCGCTGGTGGATAATGAATTGCCCGCTATTGGTGTTTCCCTGGCTGAATCTGTGCCTCAAATTGACCTGACTCAAGTGGCTGATCCCAATGTTCCCAAGGAAGATGATGAACTGAAGCAAGAATTTGTCAAAATTTATGCAATATTGGAGGAAGAGTTACGCACGCTTCGAAGGCAGACCAAACAAAGCACAGACTTTTTTACGCGGTTGAGAATTCCTTCGACATCACCCAAGAGTGTCGCTGATCTATCTAATGCTGATGCATGGGTATTTGGTGACGTACAAAGCCTCAGCTCTTTGACGAGTGAATTCTTGCAAGCAGTAATAGAGTCTGAAGACCAAGTGGCAGAGACACGAAAACATATTGCCAGTATTGAAAGTGTTCAGCTCAAAAGTGAGGTAAAGCGAGAAGAGATTGCGCGTTTTCTTCGTGCTAGACAGGACCCAGATTTTGCTAAGATGGTTCGCGTTCGACACTTGGGACCTGAGCAACTTGAAAATCAGACGCGCCTTCGTCGCTCGTCGCATCTTGTTCGTGAGCGACTGAGTGAACTGGGCGAGTACTTCAATGGTCTACAAAAGTCCACTCTAAACGCCAAGCAAGGTCAAACTACATTGCGTGCACCCACGCTCGATACGATTTATCGATCTGCTGACAATATTGGCCGCCTCGTATCAGCGAGAATTCGAGAACTAGACAAGATGGGGCAGGATGTTGATGCTGCAGTACCGCGGTCCACTGTGCGTGCACGTACCCCCCATTCGCCTGCACGGCCACTGGATAACATGGCTGATTTGGACACTGCATTGCCAGAAGTCAGTGAGATTACCGGTATTAACCAAGCTGGTATGATGCACGACATCTGTGATGCAATATGGGAATCAAAAAAGACCCCTGTGGTGACGCGAGCAAGCCAAACCAAGTTCATTTCTTCTGTTCCGTACCAAATGTCGCCTATTGTACTCCATTGTTCGCAAGCGCCAACTTGTCAGAAAGTTCCTGTTCAGGAATCTGATAAAGGCAAACAATCGGAGACGCTGGTTATGACAGAGCCATCCACGAAGAATTTTCTGGCAACAGCAACGCCAAATGGTATTCATGCACACAGCCCGATGCAACCGAGGCAGAAGGTCACTTCAGCGTTTCAGCGTCTATCTACTCTGCCCACTCTAACGTCTCACTCCAATCCAACCAGTTCAGCTCAATATACAACATTTGAAGGCCTCGTGGGACCACAGCCGACGGCAAGCTCGGAGACTCGCGACTTAACACTTGAAGAGTTTATCGCGCAGGATGAAGAGGACAATGGTGACTATACTGAAGAGGAGTCATACGAAGATTTTGACGACGACTTGGAAgatgaggaggaggaggaagaggctAACGAGTCGGACGCTTCATAG
- a CDS encoding Na+/H+ antiporter — MGELLEGQEHHFNPVNISAPHIIYVALGFFIVLFGIFSMLVKERLYMGEAPLALVFGIIIGPSAANIFHPNDWGSEHNPAPGSTTTNTITLEIMRVCIALSVFSVGVELPKKYVWNHWRTIFMLLGPVMLWGWLITGLLIWALIPGIDFLAALMIASCVSPTDPILAQAVVGGPWAEKHVPAHIRHMLQCESGCNDGAAFPFLFLAYFLTVNRGQVGFPVAKWFYQTMAWEIVCGTIIGALIGYIARKLIRFSEKHKLVDRESFVAQYLSLAVASMGLNVLIGSDDLLAAFACGTAFAWDGWFQKQTADSNFSSIVDLVFNIATFVYIGAEMPWKEFVDGSINLSVGRLIGLSILVLLLKRLPIVLLTWKFIPDIKTFHEAVFTGYFGPMGVGAIFMCTYGRILLPDDAPIPPQTPNDVLVHTIQPIVFFFVLSSVIVHGFSIPFFAFGKRAHVNLNRTLTMNTSVFPNSEPSWVNRVRRWNTMFTTPETTDLDQEPSSVVQAMQEGYKRQQLYGTTENDDAEETEPQSEKDKSNGKERVRTRVDFGRAETIDDAEDAAFTDGDDWDGEDTVETRRYRKRLEKERLAQAAEGQDITDVHDVGGEDLEKQLAFKDDEDDPEYPRVKEWIEGHNIVLEVIEKPLDEPKTIVIPLDQETYDEVEKEQSPLRSFIYKYEDKIAHAFEQDQDTKLSELNLAQLYSRKLLAKISSFAQERRKGSMPENIATTSSATNIPVASNGDTIRVAKEPSRNFDVIAVRPDGTILE; from the exons ATGGGGGAGTTACTCGAAGGACAAGAGCACCACTTCAACCCTGTTAATATTTCTGCTCCTCACATCATTTATGTGGCTCTAGGATTTTTTATTGTACTG TTTGGCATATTCTCCATGCTTGTCAAAGAGCGTTTGTACAtgggcgaggcgccacTAGCATTGGTGTTTGGTATTATCATCG GACCAAGTGCTGCAAATATTTTTCATCCGAATGATTGGGGATCTGAACATAACCCAGCGCCAGGGAGCACCACAACCAATACAATTACTTTGGAGATAATGAGAGTATGTATCGCCCTATCTGTATTTTCTGTGGGCGTAGAGTTGCCAAAAAAATACGTTTGGAATCATTGGCGAACTATTTTTATGTTATTAGGGCCTGTTATGCTTTGGGGCTGGTTAATCACGGGTCTTCTAATTTGGGCGTTGATTCCAGGTATTGACTTTTTGGCGGCCCTGATGATTGCATCCTGCGTCTCACCCACAGATCCAATTCTTGCACAGGCTGTTGTTGGTGGACCGTGGGCTGAAAAACATGTGCCAGCACATATTCGGCATATGCTTCAATGCGAATCTGGCTGTAATGATGGTGCTGCCTTCCCATTTCTTTTCCTCGCATACTTCTTGACTGTAAATCGTGGACAAGTCGGGTTTCCCGTTGCGAAATGGTTCTATCAAACCATGGCTTGGGAAATTGTTTGTGGTACAATCATTGGAGCCCTGATCGGGTATATCGCCCGTAAGCTCATCCGGTTTAGCGAAAAGCACAAGCTTGTCGATCGTGAAAGTTTTGTGGCACAGTACCTCAGTCTAGCAGTGGCAAGTATGGGTTTAAACGTTCTTATTGGGAGTGATGATTTGCTGGCCGCTTTTGCTTGTGGCACAGCTTTTGCCTGGGACGGATGGTTCCAAAAGCAGACTGCCGACTCGAACTTTTCTAGTATTGTCGATTTGGTCTTCAATATTGCGACTTTTGTATATATTGGTGCTGAGATGCCTTGGAAGGAGTTTGTGGATGGGTCTATCAATTTGAGTGTCGGGCGCTTGATCGGACTGAGTATTCTTGTTTTGTTGTTGAAACGATTGCCTATCGTTCTTTTGACTTGGAAATTTATTCCAGACATCAAGACTTTCCATGAAGCAGTTTTCACTGGATACTTTGGTCCCATGGGTGTTGGTGCGATATTTATGTGCACATATGGACGCATTTTGCTACCAGACGATGCGCCAATTCCACCCCAAACACCAAacgatgtgctcgtgcatACCATTCAACCTATTGTGTTCTTCTTTGTGTTGTCATCTGTCATCGTGCATGGCTTCAGCATTCCATTTTTCGCGTTTGGAAAACGCGCCCATGTAAATTTGAACCGTACACTCACCATGAATACTTCAGTATTTCCTAACAGTGAGCCAAGCTGGGTCAACCGTGTTCGTCGCTGGAATACAATGTTTACTACGCCTGAAACTACCGACCTCGATCAAGAACCTAGCTCTGTGGTACAGGCCATGCAAGAAGGATACAAGCGCCAACAGTTGTATGGCACTACAGAGAATGATGATGCTGAAGAAACCGAACCGCAATCAGAGAAGGATAAGTCCAATGGTAAGGAACGTGTACGCACGCGAGTTGATTTTGGTCGGGCCGAAACCATTGATGATGCTGAAGATGCCGCTTTTACAGATGGTGATGACTGGGATGGTGAAGATACTGTTGAGACGCGGCGTTATCGTAAGAGACTAGAGAAAGAAAGGCTTGCACAGGCGGCAGAAGGACAAGATATAACTGATGTGCATGACGTTGGAGGGGAAGACCTAGAAAAGCAATTGGCTTTTAAggatgatgaagatgatCCCGAATATCCGAGGGTAAAAGAGTGGATTGAAGGGCATAATATCGTCTTGGAAGTGATAGAAAAGCCTTTGGACGAGCCAAAAACAATTGTGATCCCCTTGGATCAAGAAACATATGACGAAGTGGAAAAAGAACAGAGTCCGCTCCGTTCATTTATTTACAAATACGAAGACAAGATTGCTCACGCATTCGAACAAGACCAAGACACTAAATTGTCTGAATTAAATTTGGCACAGCTATATTCACGGAAACTCCTAGCAAAGATCTCTTCATTTGCGCAAGAGCGGCGTAAAGGTAGCATGCCAGAGAATATTGCTACTACCAGCTCCGCAACAAATATACCTGTGGCATCTAACGGAGATACGATCCGTGTTGCTAAAGAACCAAGTCGAAACTTTGACGTTATAGCTGTTCGTCCTGATGGCACAATCTTGGAATAA
- a CDS encoding mitochondrial import receptor subunit TOM22, producing MVRIEEVQDETEKLRQQGLATEKDDDDEWEAIDADTDDDDDLSDDEDVDERGVILANESLWDRISALRDIISPTTRAKLSKMWQTTSAYGFFGGWIAGKLIWIGVTSALVVGLPFALAVEDESRFAVQEKEIAAQQQGAGVPTNPLSPPGVSGQPEGLRPPGF from the exons ATGGTGCGGATTGAAGAAGTTCAAGACGAAACCGAAAAGCTCAGGCAACAAGGGCTTGCTACTGAAAaagatgacgacgatgagtGGGAGGCCATCGATGCAGATACCGACGAC GATGATGATCTCTCAGATGACGAAGATGTGGATGAACGTGGCGTAATTCTTGCCAATGAAAGTCTCTGGGATCGTATTTCTGCGTTGAGGGACATAATATCTCCCACTACGCGTGCTAAGTTGTCAAAAATGTGGCAGACGACGTCGGCATATGGCTTCTTTGGCGGCTGGATTGCCGGCAAGCTCATTTGGATTGGTGTGACGTCTGCTTTGGTGGTTGGTCTTCCATTTGCACTGGCTGTTGAGGATGAAAGTCGCTTCGCTGTACAAGAAAAAGAAATTGCTGCCCAGCAACAAGGTGCCGGTGTCCCAACAAACCCGCTCTCGCCCCCTGGTGTATCTGGTCAGCCTGAGGGACTGCGCCCGCCGGGCTTTTAA
- a CDS encoding tRNA-specific adenosine deaminase 3, translated as MVDHAIRMPTECTPYFNTFGLRICETGTAGRSVFASQPIESNTIIEISPVLLFNPEEYEAHGRHTILDSYTFVWERNTSGNTMALALGLGSLFNHHPTSANVSYELDKTTRSIRYRTVRQIHKGEELCICYGVGRMWWESPEEERVTTPVSETHELSLFGNMDLDAETVDCLRAPVDSSYHAPLWRVTAAPNPKTMPLVTTLAWAMDVPARSCSQVAQSLKMMVKNGILRSGDLYPWYSIRHLRGFRKASEVQKIPDELTDPTSTNLSVLLCLEKAHSHTELASILSTHLDTALTESVQLYRVRVPTGPAPNVERLSEWSAVWPSVFLPPGAGFASKSGLPGSDAARSVVPVDREADSAYWRDSALVNRVRHNFQRCLHTAQKARASGELGVGVYVTSLDENNQGISVDAHDTRTSEAHPLRHAVVNAIRHVADIRARSRSEQHESVNGQDYLLTGLDLFITHEPCVYCCMALIHSRVHAVYFLYPSPYSGGFCGAPANGHAQCEGSEDGGPFSIHEQSGLNHKYDVWRWIDPNAFDRLVDPHIALDV; from the coding sequence ATGGTTGACCATGCCATCCGCATGCCGACAGAATGCACGCCGTATTTTAACACGTTTGGCTTAAGGATTTGTGAGACGGGGACTGCTGGTCGTAGTGTTTTCGCATCACAGCCTATTGAAAGCAATACCATTATTGAAATTAGTCCAGTTCTACTTTTTAACCCAGAAGAATACGAGGCTCACGGGCGTCACACCATCCTAGATTCGTATACGTTTGTATGGGAAAGAAACACCAGTGGGAATACCATGGCCCTCGCCCTAGGGCTTGGTTCACTATTTAACCATCATCCAACATCTGCGAATGTATCGTATGAGCTTGACAAAACCACTCGTTCTATTCGATATCGGACTGTGCGTCAGATTCATAAAGGTGAAGAACTTTGTATATGTTATGGGGTAGGTCGCATGTGGTGGGAATCACCTGAAGAAGAACGTGTAACGACGCCAGTTTCCGAGACGCATGAATTGAGTCTATTTGGCAACATGGATCTGGATGCTGAGACAGTTGATTGTCTCAGGGCGCCTGTGGATTCATCATACCACGCACCTTTGTGGCGTGTTACAGCAGCTCCTAATCCAAAAACTATGCCACTTGTCACTACACTAGCCTGGGCTATGGATGTTCCTGCTCGTTCGTGTTCACAAGTGGCACAGTCTCTCAAGATGATGGTGAAAAACGGCATCCTCAGATCGGGTGATTTGTATCCCTGGTATTCTATCCGACATTTGCGAGGCTTTCGAAAGGCAAGCGAGGTCCAAAAAATTCCAGATGAATTAACTGATCCAACATCGACAAATTTGTCTGTGCTTTTATGCTTGGAAAAAGCTCATTCCCATACTGAGCTAGCATCAATTTTATCAACTCACCTTGATACGGCTCTGACTGAGTCAGTACAACTCTACCGTGTGCGTGTTCCAACAGGGCCCGCTCCAAATGTTGAACGATTATCGGAGTGGTCTGCTGTATGGCCCAGCGTATTTCTTCCGCCTGGTGCGGGTTTTGCATCTAAGAGTGGCTTGCCTGGAAGTGATGCAGCGAGGTCAGTTGTGCCAGTGGATCGCGAGGCCGATTCTGCATACTGGAGAGATTCGGCTCTTGTGAATCGTGTGCGGCATAATTTCCAGCGTTGCCTACACACTGCGCAAAAAGCTCGGGCATCTGGCGAACTTGGCGTCGGTGTTTATGTGACGAGTCTGGACGAAAACAATCAGGGCATTTCCGTGGACGCTCATGATACGCGTACGAGTGAAGCACATCCGCTCCGTCACGCAGTGGTGAATGCAATTCGGCATGTTGCTGATATTCGCGCGCGTTCACGCTCTGAACAGCACGAAAGCGTAAATGGTCAGGACTACTTGCTCACTGGACTAGATTTATTTATTACTCACGAGCCTTGTGTCTATTGTTGCATGGCCCTGATTCATTCTCGCGTCCATGCGGTGTACTTTTTATATCCATCTCCTTATTCGGGAGGTTTTTGTGGGGCACCTGCAAACGGTCACGCACAATGTGAGGGCAGTGAGGACGGCGGTCCTTTTTCTATCCATGAACAAAGTGGTCTCAACCATAAATACGATGTATGGCGATGGATCGATCCAAATGCGTTTGACCGTCTGGTAGACCCACACATCGCACTAGACGTTTGA